One region of Triticum aestivum cultivar Chinese Spring chromosome 6B, IWGSC CS RefSeq v2.1, whole genome shotgun sequence genomic DNA includes:
- the LOC123133223 gene encoding uncharacterized protein — MSGQGSDEVTSPLEDDDLLSEILLRLPTLPSSLPRASLVCKRWQRLATDAIFLRLFRGRHLKPPMLGAFSKASVAGEIVFTPLLDPPDRIPTERFSLRVCGEDAPDVCHVFGSHHGHVLVINWRTLELAVFDPVSGDRRTIVIPPECGDSGLIIDNGTVLCLCAARNYQGHVHGDCHSRPLKVVLVGRDKTVHPQAAFARVYSSETGMWGDIISSAEPCTGALSRHPCTFIGSALYWRLIGGGDGILEFDLDNQSLTVIDWPTDDPVLTNSCTIRGEDGGVGVALLLYPNLEMWDRKVNHRGVATWVLRKTTDMTGMLGPESANAYIVGYDEDADAVFMLILIDGDPCSPFLIIVQLESMKVKEYYGSSIAENYYYSFRSFHTAGTPHSDVVQGARDAAPMPQLQKAGAGGVQRPVLTGDAQATNSLLVVNDNVEAGRGEARRRRRWGWGWTCHYRKTARCQVLTCKPNVKTRVLSLHQPKPSTDWRKHGKK, encoded by the exons ATGAGCGGCCAGGGCAGCGACGAGGTGACTTCGCCGCTGGAAGACGATGATCTTCTCtcggagatcctcctccgcctccccacgTTACCCTCCTCGCTCCCGCGCGCCTCGCTCGTCTGCAAGCGCTGGCAGCGCCTCGCCACCGACGCCATCTTCCTCCGCCTCTTCCGCGGCCGCCACCTCAAGCCCCCCATGCTTGGCGCATTCAGTAAGGCCTCCGTCGCCGGAGAAATCGTATTCACCCCGCTTCTCGACCCTCCCGACCGCATCCCCACCGAGCGCTTCTCCCTGCGAGTTTGCGGCGAGGACGCCCCTGATGTGTGCCACGTGTTCGGGAGCCACCATGGACACGTCCTCGTCATCAACTGGAGGACACTGGAGCTCGCGGTGTTTGACCCCGTCTCCGGCGACCGCCGCACCATAGTCATCCCGCCGGAATGCGGCGATAGTGGGCTCATCATCGACAACGGGACGGTGCTCTGCCTCTGCGCTGCCCGAAACTACCAGGGCCACGTGCACGGAGACTGCCACTCGAGGCCCCTTAAGGTGGTATTGGTAGGCAGGGACAAGACAGTCCATCCTCAAGCCGCCTTCGCCAGGGTTTACTCCTCAGAGACTGGCATGTGGGGAGATATCATCTCGTCGGCCGAACCATGTACTGGTGCTCTTAGCCGGCACCCGTGCACCTTTATCGGAAGTGCTCTTTACTGGCGCCTAATTGGAGGTGGGGATGGCATACTTGAGTTCGACCTGGATAACCAGAGCCTGACTGTCATCGATTGGCCTACCGATGACCCTGTGCTTACCAACAGCTGCACCATCCGGGGAGAGGACGGCGGTGTTGGCGTCGCCCTCCTTTTGTACCCAAACCTCGAAATGTGGGATCGCAAGGTAAATCATCGTGGTGTTGCCACATGGGTGCTGCGGAAGACCACTGACATGACTGGGATGCTGGGTCCGGAGTCTGCGAATGCATATATAGTGGGGTACGACGAGGATGCCGATGCAGTTTTTATGTTGATACTGATAGATGGAGATCCATGCAGTCCTTTCTTGATCATCGTTCAGCTTGAGTCGATGAAGGTCAAGGAATATTATGGAAGCTCTATTGCGGAGAACTACTATTATTCGTTCAGAAGCTTCCATACTGCCG GCACACCCCATTCTGATGTCGTCCAGGGAGCGAGGGACGCTGCGCCGATGCCTCAACTACAAAAGGCTGGCGCTGGTGGCGTGCAAAGACCCGTCCTCACAGGGGACGCCCAAGCCACAAACTCCTTGTTGGTTGTCAACGACAATGTGGAGGCGGGTCGTGGTGAGGCGAGGAGACGGaggcgctggggctggggctggACCTGCCACTACAGAAAAACCGCACGCTGCCAAGTATTAACGTGTAAGCCGAATGTTAAAACACGGGTTCTCAGCTTGCATCAACCTAAGCCGAGTACAGACTGGAGAAAACACGGCAAAAAATAG
- the LOC123133222 gene encoding uncharacterized protein → MDSDVPAMGFIYGAFLDAKQEIKTKFENEQGSCFQEVLDIVDKRWDSKLKGPLHRAGYFLNPYYYYENKKQIELDGSFEAGLVTCMEKMVEDVVLQDKINDELVAYRKEQGTFGREIAKRQRRNKSFDPAQWWSSHGSDSPNLRVLAMRILSLTCSSSACERNFSVFQQIHTKKHNRLLYNKMRDLVFIKFNSKLKQKRKMKNRDPIVDHTFVDVVEDEDNEWITCIVPHEPDEVVEVAASTSQGAVGASKRKRASQSRPRKKKKLLPVFREDELESASSSSESEDDAMHSPSGSSNESDSE, encoded by the exons ATGGACAGCGATGTACCGGCTATGGGATTCATATACGGCGCCTTTTTGGATGCCAAGCAAGAGATCAAAACTAAATTTGAAAATGAACAAGGATCTTGTTTTCAGGAAGTGTTGGATATTGTGGATAAAAGATGGGACAGCAAGTTGAAGGGGCCACTACATAGGGCCGGATACTTCTTAAATCCATACTACTACTATGAAAACAAGAAGCAAATTGAGTTAGATGGATCATTTGAAGCTGGGCTTGTAACTTGCATGGAAAAAATGGTTGAAGATGTTGTCCTTCAAGACAAAATCAATGATGAGCTTGTGGCATATCGAAAGGAACAGGGGACATTTGGAAGAGAAATTGCCAAAAGGCAGCGGAGAAACAAAAGCTTTGATCCAG CTCAATGGTGGTCCAGTCATGGGTCAGATTCACCAAATCTCAGAGTATTGGCGATGCGGATTTTGAGTTTGACATGCAGCTCCTCCGCTTGTGAGAGGAATTTTAGTGTTTTTCAGCAG ATTCACACAAAGAAACACAACAGGCTGCTTTATAATAAAATGAGAGACCTTGTTTTTATCAAGTTCAACTCCAAACTCAAACAAAAGAGAAAGATGAAAAACAGGGACCCGATTGTGGACCACACATTTGTAGATGTTGTAGAAGATGAAGATAATGAGTGGATCACATGTATTGTGCCTCATGAACCTGATGAAGTTGTAGAAGTTGCAGCATCAACATCACAAGGAGCAGTTGGTGCATCAAAAAGAAAGAGAGCGTCCCAATCTCGCCCTCGGAAGAAGAAAAAACTGCTCCCTGTTTTTCGTGAAGATGAGTTGGAGTCAGCTAGTTCTTCTTCTGAATCGGAAGATGATGCCATGCATTCACCATCTGGTTCATCAAATGAGAGTGATTCTGAATAA
- the LOC123138665 gene encoding uncharacterized protein — protein MDDLTQRLPHDVLADVLRRLRTTSPCSLAASCCVCKAWCAVVDAHRLLAELLPQSLTGIFVHLEGCTTAPKLLSLGVSSVNIAPFDYLDTRDHECLKITQHCNGLLLLSDKDDEEVWVLNPATHKWAHLPPPPAMCTPGLEDSDHAEEYYDDQYLVFDPVVSPHYEVFLVKSVPSDSWPYEPPQIREREWPPSTFVLLVFSSRTDRWEERPFARDGEAARTIGYLVG, from the coding sequence ATGGACGACCTGACGCAGCGGCTTCCTCACGACGTGCTGGCCGACGTCCTGCGCCGCCTCCGGACAACGTCGCCGTGCAGCCTtgcggcgtcctgctgcgtctgCAAGGCGTGGTGTGCCGTCGTTGACGCCCACCGTCTGCTCGCGGAGCTCCTGCCGCAGTCGCTGACCGGCATTTTCGTCCATCTCGAGGGCTGCACCACAGCCCCGAAGCTCTTGTCACTCGGCGTGTCGTCCGTGAACATCGCGCCCTTCGACTACTTGGACACACGCGACCACGAGTGCCTCAAGATCACGCAGCACTGCAATGGGCTCCTCCTGCTGAGCGacaaggatgatgaagaggtaTGGGTGCTTAACCCCGCCACACACAAGTGGGCGCACCTGCCTCCCCCTCCGGCCATGTGCACGCCGGGTTTGGAGGACAGCGACCATGCTGAAGAATATTACGATGACCAGTACCTCGTGTTCGACCCCGTCGTGTCGCCGCACTACGAGGTCTTTTTAGTTAAGTCCGTTCCCTCCGATTCATGGCCATACGAGCCCCCTCAAATACGAGAAAGAGAATGGCCGCCATCGACATTTGTCTTGCTCGTCTTCTCATCGAGGACAGATCGGTGGGAAGAGAGGCCTTTTGCTCGCGACGGGGAGGCCGCAAGGACCATCGGCTACCTTGTTGGATGA
- the LOC123135491 gene encoding uncharacterized protein, which translates to MSHEGGSGGDGEMALLPGHPQPAAPLEDEDVLGQILVRLPPLPSSLVRAAAVSRHWGRLAADRAFLRRFRTHHRRPPVLGVFEMRGGELVFTPLLDAPDRIPRERFSMRFWHVLGCWTLLGYRHGRVLLVNLDLALLLVFAPLAGGRRRLRAAVIPPDFVDGECAVANGAVLCAAGDEQGHVHGDCHSGPFKVVLVATGVRHPVIARVYSSDTGEWGDLVVMAEPCVVSKFPSTLIGNALYWWLNKCQQEDGILKFDLDSQTLSLVKRPIFDGIPSCRIRIIRGEHGGVGLAVYSYMRFQIWERMVNSHGTAIWVLRKTARMHSMLQYSMLTIVGYSEDGDALLLTVSFGGVPTYSFMLQLESMEWTNLNQTFLDCSYHPFAYFYTAGTVRASSTAPAIEPPQQRSTIPAIVPPQQ; encoded by the exons ATGAGTCAcgagggcggcagcggcggcgacggcgagatgGCCCTCCTCCCCGGCCATCCGCAGCCGGCGGCGCCGCTGGAAGACGAGGACGTCCTGGGCCAGATCCTCGTCCGCCTGCCCCCGCTGCCCTCCTCgctcgtccgcgccgccgccgtctccagGCACTGGGGGCGCCTCGCCGCGGACCGCGCCTTcctccgccgcttccgcacccACCACCGGAGGCCCCCCGTCCTCGGCGTCTTCGAGATGCGCGGCGGGGAGCTGGTGTTCACCCCGCTCCTCGACGCCCCCGACCGGATCCCGCGCGAGCGCTTCTCCATGCGGTTCTGGCACGTGCTCGGCTGCTGGACCCTGCTCGGGTACCGCcacggccgcgtcctcctcgtcAACCTGGATCTGGCCCTGCTGCTTGTTTTCGCCCCTCtcgccggcggccgccgccgcctccgcgccgcggTAATTCCGCCGGATTTCGTCGACGGCGAGTGCGCCGTCGCCAACGGGGCGGTGCTCTGCGCTGCCGGTGACGAGCAGGGGCACGTGCACGGAGACTGCCACTCGGGCCCCTTCAAGGTGGTTCTGGTGGCCACCGGAGTGAGACACCCGGTCATAGCCCGGGTCTACTCCTCAGACACCGGTGAGTGGGGAGATCTCGTCGTAATGGCGGAACCATGTGTTGTTAGCAAGTTCCCCTCCACCCTCATCGGCAATGCTCTTTACTGGTGGCTAAACAAGTGTCAGCAAGAGGATGGCATACTCAAGTTCGATTTGGATAGCCAGACACTATCTCTGGTCAAGAGGCCTATTTTTGATGGCATTCCCAGTTGCAGAATCCGGATCATCAGGGGAGAGCATGGCGGTGTTGGCCTTGCCGTATATTCGTACATGAGATTCCAAATCTGGGAACGCATGGTCAATAGTCATGGTACTGCCATATGGGTGCTGCGAAAGACCGCTCGCATGCATAGTATGCTTCAGTATTCTATGCTGACTATAGTAGGGTACTCCGAGGATGGCGATGCGCTTCTTCTAACAGTGTCCTTCGGTGGTGTGCCCACCTACAGCTTCATGCTTCAACTTGAGTCAATGGAGTGGACGAATCTTAATCAAACATTTTTGGATTGTTCCTACCATCCGTTCGCATACTTCTATACTGCAG GTACTGTCAGAGCGTCAAGTACCGCTCCAGCCATTGAGCCACCACAGCAGCGAAGTACAATTCCAGCCATTGTGCCACCACAACAGTGA